The Hydra vulgaris chromosome 11, alternate assembly HydraT2T_AEP genome contains a region encoding:
- the LOC100203416 gene encoding uncharacterized protein LOC100203416 isoform X2, with translation MIAGELKKLLSIKIKYRSDGFTDQFNRVLVMKLLLVCSTVMCINWFKDSVNCVVPSSATVSSSFVSSACWIQGVYVYDELKERVDSVSYYGIPKDIDMDGTYEDGRPCPVMINSKVFSGCKPLTKTFFLQYQWFPFYIGAMALCFYLPYVLHLFANEDLISLKKTVKSNGSTADAILNSYFNRKTSSKSRLWLRILYNYIIKSLYVFVNIISFILTDKIFLGKFKNYGSQWLLWSKLPNSVAYDYMGARSFPKPGNELLPPFGYCELYESSKDIKHSVANHYRFLCEMSQNILYQYCLIVVWFLLVLGIVISIIGLLVLLLNHLLTIVFVVFRGLSARKLYKVLSLRECEYLELIRKRNLPLYSEIILKLRLEKYNGTGSTPCESPPPGFDDLSKLNSHV, from the exons ATGATTGCTGGGGAGTTAAAAAAACTGCTCTCCATCAAGATTAAATATCGTTCCGATGGCTTCACTGATCAATTTAACCGAGTCCTAGTAATGAAACTGTTATTGGTCTGCTCAACTGTTATGTGTATTAATTGGTTTAAG GATTCCGTAAATTGTGTTGTACCGTCTTCTGCCACTGTGAGTTCAAGTTTTGTTTCCTCAGCATGTTGGATTCAGGGCGTTTATGTTTACGATGAACTTAAAGAACGTGTTGACAGCGTTAGTTATTATG GAATTCCTAAAGATATTGATATGGACGGTACTTATGAGGACGGAAGACCCTGCCCGGTAATGATCAATTCAAAGGTTTTCAGCGGTTGCAAGCCATTGACAAAGACTTTTTTCCTCCAG tatCAATGGTTTCCTTTCTACATCGGAGCAATGGCATTATGTTTTTATCTGCCATATGTTTTGCATTTGTTTGCTAACGAAGATCTgataagcttaaaaaaaactgtaaagtcAAACGGTTCCACAGCCGACGCcatattaaacagttattttaatagaaaaacaaGTTCCAAATCTCGACTTTGGTTGCGGATTTTGTACAATTACATTATAAAATCGCTCTACGTATTTGTGAATATTATTTCGTTTATACttactgataaaatatttttgggaaagttcaaaaattacg GGTCACAATGGTTACTTTGGTCTAAACTTCCAAACTCTGTTGCCTATGATTATATGGGTGCACGTAGTTTTCCGAAGCCTGGGAATGAGTTATTACCTCCGTTTGGATACTGTGAGCTTTACGAGTCATCTAAAGACATTAAGCATTCCGTTGCAAATCATTACCGATTTCTCTGCGAGATGTCacaaaatattctttatcagTATTGTTTAATAGTAGTTTGGTTCTTACTTGTGCTTGGAATAGTGATTTCAATTATAGGTCTTCTTGTACTTCTCCTCAATCACTTGCTAACTATTGTGTTTGTCGTATTTCGTGGATTATCTGCGAGAAagctttataaagttttatcatTACGCGAGTGCGAGTATTTAGAGTTAATAAGAAAACGCAACTTGCCTCTGTATtcggaaataattttaaagttacgaCTTGAAAAATACAACGGCACAGGTTCAACTCCTTGCGAATCTCCTCCACCTGGTTTTGACGATCTCTCGAAATTAAATAGTCACGTGTGA